The window TTTGAGGGTTTTTGTAAAGATCCGGTATAACCACAGAGGGACATGGTGTACAATAGAAAAGACCGGCACAGATGAAATATTCTGTACCTTTGAGGAACCGCAGCGTGCTGTGACACCTGGGCAGGCCGCGGTATTTTACGATGGGGAATATGTGCTGGGCGGAGGTACAATTTTATGATAACCAGTGACTTTCATATGCATACAGACTTTTCATCTGACAGTGATGCTTCTGCCAGGCAGATGATAGAGGCAGCTATCCAAAAGGGACTCAAGACAGTCTGCATTACAGACCATAACGATGCGGATTATCCTTTCCATGAAGAAATGGGAGTTTCCGCTTTTGCCTTTGATTTGGGCGAGTATTTTAAAGTTCTGGGACAGCTTAAGGAGGAGTACAGGGACAAGATTGATGTCCGTATTGGGATAGAGATTGGGCTCCAGCCCCACCTTGGCGCTTATTGCAAAGAATTAGTGAATCAATATCCGTTTGATTTTGTAATTGGATCTATACACGTTGTCCATGGACAGGATCCCTATTATGGGGAAATATTTGAAGGGCGCACAGACGAGGAGGTATACAGGGAGACATTTGAAGCTACCCTTGAGAATGTGGAGGCTGTACATGATTTCGATGTTCTCGGGCATATTGACTATGTAGTGCGCTATGGGATGGGCCAGGCCAGGGACTACTCCTATCAAAAGTATAAAGATGAGATTGACGCAGTACTGAAAAAACTGATTTCTGAGGGGAAAGGGATAGAGATGAATATGGCTGGCTTTAAATATGGCCTTGGATTCTGCCACCCCCATCCTGATGTCATCAGGCGCTACCGTGAACTTGGGGGAGAGATCATTACTGTGGGGGCAGACGGGCACAGGCCGGAGCATATTGCTTATAATTTTAAGGAGGCCTCAGGGATTCTCAAAGGATGCGGATTTAAATACTATACAGAATTTAAAGGCAGAAAGCCTGATTTTAAGCAACTTCCATAAAAATCTATTTTGTACTTGAATTTTTGTTCTTGATTTAGTACAATTAACCATAGTTGATGAATCTTTAACAAGGCTGTTGTTTTGCTGAAGATTTCACAATAAACAGGCTGCGCTGCAGCCACCAACTTTTTAAAACTTTAGGAGGAATTAATCATGGCAGTAAAAGTAGCGATTAATGGATTTGGACGTATTGGACGTCTGGCTTTCAGGCAGATGTTTGGGGCAGAAGGATATGAAGTAGTTGCAATCAATGACCTCACATCTCCTGCAATGCTTGCTCACTTATTAAAATATGACTCTACGCAGGGAAGATATGCACTTTGTGACAAGGTAACCTCAGGGGAGGATTCTATCACAGTAGACGGAAAAGAAATCAAGATTTATGCAAAGGCTGACGCAGCAGAGCTTCCATGGGGAGAGATCGGCGTAGATGTAGTTCTGGAGTGTACAGGCTTCTATACATCCAAGGCTAAGGCTGAGGCACACATCAAAGCAGGCGCAAAGAAAGTCGTTATCTCTGCTCCAGCAGGAAATGACCTTCCTACAATCGTTTACAATGTAAACCACGAGCAGCTTACTAAGGATGACAATGTTATCTCAGCAGCATCCTGTACGACAAACTGCCTGGCTCCTATGGCTAAAGCGCTCAATGACCTGGCTCCCATTAAGACAGGTATTATGTGTACTATCCACGCTTACACAGGCGACCAGATGACATTGGATGGTCCTCAGAGAAAGGGCGACCTGAGAAGGTCCCGTGCTGCAGCCGTGAATATTGTTCCAAACAGCACTGGCGCTGCAAAAGCTATCGGCCTGGTAATTCCTGAACTGAACGGCAAACTGATTGGCGCTGCTCAGCGTATCCCGACTCCTACAGGATCTACAACAATCCTCACAGCAGTGGTAGAAGGCAATGTGACAGTGGATCAGATCAATGACGCTATGAAGGCAGCTTCCAACGAGTCCTTCGGATATAATACAGACGAGATCGTATCCAGCGATATCGTAGGAATGAAATATGGTTCTTTATTTGATGCTACACAGACAATGGTGCTTCCTCTGGACAATGGAACAACACAGGTACAGGTTGTTTCATGGTATGACAATGAGAACTCATACACAAGCCAGATGGTAAGGACAATCAAACACTTCGGTACATTACTGTAAGCCATTGTCCTGGAAAATTTAATCGGATGATTAATTTCTAAGAAATAGACTCACAAAGGGTCCGGTCTCACAAAGGGCCGGGCCCTTTTCTCAGCCGGAAACCTGAAGTCTGCTGTAAAGTATAAGATTTGCAGCGGTTGGCTGGCTTTGGGGATCCCGGCGCAAGCGGCGGCCGCCAAATGCCCACGCTGTACAGCTGAACGGGTGCCTGGCTTGTTGTCTGCAGAAATAAAATTAGGAGGCAATATGATGCTCAATAAGAAATCAGTAGATGATATTAATGTAAAAGGGAAAAGAGTCCTTGTAAGATGCGACTTTAATGTTCCGTTGATTGACGGGAAGATCACAGACGAGAACCGTCTTGTAGCTGCACTGCCGACAATTAAGAAGCTGGCAGCAGATGGAGGGAAAGTGATTCTCTGCTCCCATCTGGGAAAACCAAAGGGACAGCCGGTACCGGAACTCTCACTCTCACCTGTTGCAGCCAGATTATCCGAGCTGCTTGGGCAGGAAGTGAAGTTTGCCGCTGACCCGGAAGTGGTAGGCGCCAATGCCAAGGCTGCTGTGGAGGGGATGGAAGAGGGGGATATCATCCTTCTGGAAAATACACGTTACAGAGCGGAGGAGACAAAGAATGGCGAGGCGTTCAGCAAAGAACTTGCTTCTCTGTGTGATGTATTTGTAAACGATGCTTTCGGAACAGCCCACAGGGCACACTGCTCTAAT of the Luxibacter massiliensis genome contains:
- a CDS encoding histidinol-phosphatase HisJ family protein, with amino-acid sequence MITSDFHMHTDFSSDSDASARQMIEAAIQKGLKTVCITDHNDADYPFHEEMGVSAFAFDLGEYFKVLGQLKEEYRDKIDVRIGIEIGLQPHLGAYCKELVNQYPFDFVIGSIHVVHGQDPYYGEIFEGRTDEEVYRETFEATLENVEAVHDFDVLGHIDYVVRYGMGQARDYSYQKYKDEIDAVLKKLISEGKGIEMNMAGFKYGLGFCHPHPDVIRRYRELGGEIITVGADGHRPEHIAYNFKEASGILKGCGFKYYTEFKGRKPDFKQLP
- the gap gene encoding type I glyceraldehyde-3-phosphate dehydrogenase; the protein is MAVKVAINGFGRIGRLAFRQMFGAEGYEVVAINDLTSPAMLAHLLKYDSTQGRYALCDKVTSGEDSITVDGKEIKIYAKADAAELPWGEIGVDVVLECTGFYTSKAKAEAHIKAGAKKVVISAPAGNDLPTIVYNVNHEQLTKDDNVISAASCTTNCLAPMAKALNDLAPIKTGIMCTIHAYTGDQMTLDGPQRKGDLRRSRAAAVNIVPNSTGAAKAIGLVIPELNGKLIGAAQRIPTPTGSTTILTAVVEGNVTVDQINDAMKAASNESFGYNTDEIVSSDIVGMKYGSLFDATQTMVLPLDNGTTQVQVVSWYDNENSYTSQMVRTIKHFGTLL